The Mycolicibacterium aichiense region GGTGACCAGGCGCTGCACCGGGTCGACTCCCATCACCCGCAACGCGTCGACCTCTTCGCGGATGGTGCGGGCGCCGAGATCGGTGGCCACTGCCGAGCCGGCCGCCCCGCCGAGCAGCAAGGCCGCCACCATCGGTGCGCCCTGCCGGATCACGCCCAGACCGCCGGCGGCGCCCGATACCGAGGAGGCCCCGACCTGCTGAATGAAGTTGCCTACCTGGACGGCCACGATCACGCCGAACGGTATGGACACCAGCAGCGCCGGGATCGCCGTGACACTGATGATGAACCACGCCTGGTTGAGGGTGTCTCGCCATGGGTGGCGCAACCGGATGAGGTCGGTGACGAGGAAGCCGAGGGCTTGTGCGCCGAGGCCGAAGAACCGGCCCAATGTCTGCAGCGACGAATCGGTTCGGGACAGGAAGCGTCGGAAGGGCCTGCTCAGGATGTCGGCGACCTGGCGGCCCAACGCTGGTTCCGCTGAGGCCGGGGGATCGACGGTTGGCTCGGGGGTGGCGGCTGCCACGAATGCGTCGATATCGACGCACGCAAGTTCGCTGGCTTCTGTCTCGGTCGCTGCTTGGGCCGCAGTCGCGTCATCGACACCTGCGGTCAACGGCAGGCACCTCCTTAATCGCTGGTGTGGCCAGTTCCCCCAGCAAAGTTCGAGCTTGGTTGTTGCGCGTTTACCAGCGGTACGAGTACGTGCGTTGTACCAGCGGCGGCGTGCGTGTGTTCGCGGAAAGAAGATCAGTGTGATGTACGCCACATTCAAGCGTCAAGGTCGGTTTCCGCCGCCGCGCCACGGCGGTGGCCGCCAATTTCCTTCGGAAGGGTCAATAACGTGCGCGGATGCGCTGATCGAGCGCCGACGGCGGCAAGTCCGCAGCACGGGCGAGGGTTTCACCCCGTCGCCGATCGGTGCGGGCCGTCGCGCGGTTGGCCTGAACACCCGGGAAATGCACAGGAATTTGCCAGCGGGTCAAATTGCTGCGCGGTTACTCGGGTGGCCGCGTGGCGACCACGCCGCTGACCACCCGACTCCGGCCGGTCGATCGCTTGCGCTACCGCGCACCGCCGTGTTCACATTTCGCGCAGGCGTCGCCGAAGGGCGGTCCGGGCAAATGCCGGTATGGCTGTCGGTGAGATCCCCAAACCCCGGCGAAGAGCAGCGGCCCTGCACTAGGGTTCGTGCAAGTTAGACACACTAGGTGGGGGTCATGGCGAGCGCTGTTTCTGGACACGTGCCGGGGGCGGTCGCGCTCGAACGACATGCCGGTCGGCTCTGAGCGCAACGGCGCGGGGGATGGGCGCACGCGAGTAGTCGATTACATCGCCGAGCGCCTCGTTCGCCGCGGCGTTCGCCATGTGTTCGGCGTCGACGGCGCCAACATCGAGGATTTCTACGACGCCGCGCACTTTTGTCCGGATCTGACCGCGGTGGTGGCCAAGCACGAGTTCTCCGCGGTTGCCATGGCCGATGCCTACAGCCGGTCCGGCGGCGCTATCGGCGTCGTCTGCGCGACGTCCGGCGGGGGAGCGCTGAACACCGTCCCGGGACTGGGGGAGTCGTTCGCCAGCCGGGTGCCGGTGCTGGCATTGATCGGCCAGCCGCCGACGGTGTCGGACGGGCTCGGCTCATTCCAGGACACCAGCGGGGTCAACGGAGCGCTGCCCGGCGAAGCGCTGTTCGCGGCGGTGTCGGTGTTCTGCGAACGGGTCGTGACCGCAAACGACATCATGACCGCGCTGCCCCGGGCGTTGTCGGCCGCGACGAGTATCGGTGGGCCTGCGGTCCTGCTGTTGCCCAAGGACATTCAGCAGGCGGTGGTGGAGCCCACGCCCGATCCTGCCGGCGACGCGCAACCCGAGGCCGGGGACCTCGCGGCATTGGTTCGACTGCTGGGCAGCACCGAGGGGCCGGTGACGATCATCGCCGGTGACCAGGTTGCCCGCGACGACGCCCGGGCCGAACTGGAGACGCTTCGTGCGGTCCTGCAGGCGACCGTGGCCACTGTGCCCGACGCGAAGGACGCCGCGGCCGAGGCGTTGGGCGTCGTCGGGGTGATGGGTCATCCGACAGTGGTTGCGGCACTGGCCGGCAGCGCACTGTGCCTGGCGATCGGCACCCGGCTTCCGCTGATGGCCCGCGGCGGTCTGGATGCGGTATTGGGTTCGCTGCCGATCGCGTCGCTCGGGGCGGAGGCCCCTTATCTGCCGTGCACACATGTGCAGAGCCACGACCTCCGCGCCGCCCTGTCTCAGCTGGCGACGGCGCTGACCCGTGGGCCGGACCGGACGCCGGCGGCGCGCCCCGCGCCCGGCGAGCTCACCCCGCCCGAGCACGTCGGCGCGGCAGTGCGGTACCGCGACGCGATGCGGGTGGTGGACGGGCTGCTGCCCCAGGATGCCGACATCGTCGTGGACGCAGGCAACATCGGTGCGGCGGCGATCCACTGGCTCCCGGCCCGACGCGACGGCCGCTTCCTGGTCGCCCTCGGAATGGGCGGCATGGGCTACAGCTTCGGCGCCGGCATCGGCATGGCCTTCGCCCGGAATCGCCGCACCGTCGTCATCGCCGGCGACGGATCGTTCTTCATGCACGGCATGGAGATTCACACCGCGCTGCACTACCGGCTTCCGGTGACGTTCCTGTTGTTCGACAACCACGCACACGCCATGTGCGTCACCCGCGAGCAGCTGTTCTACGGCGACCGCTACAGCTACAACCGGTTCGGCCCCAGCCGGTTGGGCGCGGGCCTGTCGGCCATGTTCCCGGCCCTGCCGGCGGTGGATGTCACCGACATCGGCGAGCTCGGCGTGGCCGTCACGGCAGCGCTCGACGCCGACGGCCCGTCCGTGGTGTCGGTGGAATGCTCCGCCGACGAAATCCCGCCCTTCACAGCATTCCTGAATGCAACAACACAGCTGAATTCGAGGAGAAGCTGATGACACTGCCTGCGCTCGAGGACATCGCCGCACACCACGGCGGTACCGACCCGATTCCGGGGCTGATGCGCATCGAGACCTCGCCCCGGGAGAAAGCCACCCCGGTCCTGATGGAGATGATCCACGCGGTGTATCCGCACGACGAGGTCTTCGGCGAGTTCTGCACCGTCAACGACTACATCGACTGCCCGCCCGACGAATTGTTCGACTATCTGTCGGACACCCGGTCCCTGGAGGAATGGACCTACAGCCTGCGGGGATTCACCCGCACCGAGGAGGACGGCCTGTGGCTGGCCTACGACCGGCTGGGCACCGAGACCGAGATCTACACCCGCACGGTGGCCAACCGGGATGCCCGCACCGTGGACTACCACTGCGCCTGGGATCAGGGCAAGCACCTGTGGATGATCTACCTGATGCGGGTGGTCGACGCGCAGGTGGTGTTCAACAAGCCGGGGTCGGTGGTGTTGTGGACGAACTGCCACCACCCGTTCTACGACGAAAACCCGTACCCGGACGCCGCGCCGCCGCAGCGGCCGGTCTGGGTGGGGGACTTCTGGGACATGTTCGGCGCCGGACACCTCCTGGAGTTGAAGAATCTCAAGGCGATCGCCGAATACCGCCACCGTAACGGGTTGCCGATCACCCCGGACTGGATGCGTGAATCATGAGCCGCCCCAACGTCAGTCTGATCGACGTCGCCACCTATCTGCCTGAAAACCGGGTCCCCGCAGAGTGGTACACGCAATTCAGCGGTGACGACGACCTGCGGGACAACCCTATGTTCCGGCCGCCGGAGTTTCGTCACCATGCGGCCGACGACGAGTCCAACGTCGACATGATCCAGCGTGCCGTGGGCGCACTGATCGATCGGCACGGGCCCGCGGTGCTCGACGATGTCGATGTGCTGCTGACTCATTCACAGCTGCCGGACCTGCCGATCCTCGGCGCCGGCGGCGAAGTCGCCAAGCGGCTGGGCATCAGCCCCGAATGGATCATCGATGTCCACAACGGTGGCTGCGCCGCATTTGTGTTGATGCTCAAGCTCGCTCGCCAGCTGCTGGCCAGTGGCGCCGGGCGGACCGCACTGATCGCGGTCGCGCAGAACGCCGCTGGCAAGATCTTCGAGCAGCAGCAGGTGCGAAAGCTCGCCCAGGCGTCGGTGCCCGGCGACGGCGCGGCAGTCGGACTGGTCACCGTGTCGGACAGCTCACCGGTGCTGGACATCGAA contains the following coding sequences:
- a CDS encoding MlaE family ABC transporter permease; amino-acid sequence: MTAGVDDATAAQAATETEASELACVDIDAFVAAATPEPTVDPPASAEPALGRQVADILSRPFRRFLSRTDSSLQTLGRFFGLGAQALGFLVTDLIRLRHPWRDTLNQAWFIISVTAIPALLVSIPFGVIVAVQVGNFIQQVGASSVSGAAGGLGVIRQGAPMVAALLLGGAAGSAVATDLGARTIREEVDALRVMGVDPVQRLVTPRLAAIVFVAPVLCAFIIFMGLAAGYAINVGFQSGTPGSYIASFASFASVNDVIVAMVKTWLFGVVVILVACQRGLEATGGARGVADAVNASVVIGVVAVFVLNLIITQGVSMSMPLRMG
- a CDS encoding thiamine pyrophosphate-binding protein, whose protein sequence is MPVGSERNGAGDGRTRVVDYIAERLVRRGVRHVFGVDGANIEDFYDAAHFCPDLTAVVAKHEFSAVAMADAYSRSGGAIGVVCATSGGGALNTVPGLGESFASRVPVLALIGQPPTVSDGLGSFQDTSGVNGALPGEALFAAVSVFCERVVTANDIMTALPRALSAATSIGGPAVLLLPKDIQQAVVEPTPDPAGDAQPEAGDLAALVRLLGSTEGPVTIIAGDQVARDDARAELETLRAVLQATVATVPDAKDAAAEALGVVGVMGHPTVVAALAGSALCLAIGTRLPLMARGGLDAVLGSLPIASLGAEAPYLPCTHVQSHDLRAALSQLATALTRGPDRTPAARPAPGELTPPEHVGAAVRYRDAMRVVDGLLPQDADIVVDAGNIGAAAIHWLPARRDGRFLVALGMGGMGYSFGAGIGMAFARNRRTVVIAGDGSFFMHGMEIHTALHYRLPVTFLLFDNHAHAMCVTREQLFYGDRYSYNRFGPSRLGAGLSAMFPALPAVDVTDIGELGVAVTAALDADGPSVVSVECSADEIPPFTAFLNATTQLNSRRS
- a CDS encoding SRPBCC family protein; this translates as MTLPALEDIAAHHGGTDPIPGLMRIETSPREKATPVLMEMIHAVYPHDEVFGEFCTVNDYIDCPPDELFDYLSDTRSLEEWTYSLRGFTRTEEDGLWLAYDRLGTETEIYTRTVANRDARTVDYHCAWDQGKHLWMIYLMRVVDAQVVFNKPGSVVLWTNCHHPFYDENPYPDAAPPQRPVWVGDFWDMFGAGHLLELKNLKAIAEYRHRNGLPITPDWMRES
- a CDS encoding 3-oxoacyl-ACP synthase III family protein, translated to MSRPNVSLIDVATYLPENRVPAEWYTQFSGDDDLRDNPMFRPPEFRHHAADDESNVDMIQRAVGALIDRHGPAVLDDVDVLLTHSQLPDLPILGAGGEVAKRLGISPEWIIDVHNGGCAAFVLMLKLARQLLASGAGRTALIAVAQNAAGKIFEQQQVRKLAQASVPGDGAAVGLVTVSDSSPVLDIECRYFGENASDMTLAADPARRWWEAGPGQGYVGFNEGKIIKVLARGNRQVPQVVRAVCDRIGVKPGDLDLLVTNQPNRLLLRNWNEALGISPDRHRDTFQECGNLFAVAIPVNLEAAILDGQIGAGDIVMMAGFAHAGDFAGAAAIQWSGTRT